One segment of Acidovorax sp. DW039 DNA contains the following:
- a CDS encoding NAD(P)H-dependent glycerol-3-phosphate dehydrogenase — MKIVVLGAGAWGTAVALSAAQHPAGHQVTLWARNASQARNMLDQRENRAYLPGIALPAALHVTSADPAQACQGANLVIIATPMAALRGMLSSLSALHMPVAWLCKGFESAESAGSAGNASPGMLAHEVCAQVAPSLISGVLSGPSFALEVARNQPTALVAASEHAAVRDTLVAAFHSPSVRVYANEDIVGVEVGGAVKNVLAIATGLCDGLQLGLNARAALITRGLAEMTRLGVALGARAETFMGLSGMGDLVLTATGDLSRNRRVGLLLAEGKTLQQAVESLGHVAEGVYCARTVAQRATAQGVDMPITQAVVALLDGHMGPAEAVARLMGRGPAVEQV, encoded by the coding sequence ATGAAAATCGTAGTACTCGGCGCAGGCGCATGGGGCACGGCAGTAGCCTTGAGCGCAGCCCAGCATCCCGCCGGTCACCAGGTCACCCTGTGGGCCCGCAACGCGAGCCAGGCACGCAACATGCTGGACCAGCGCGAAAACCGCGCCTACCTCCCCGGCATCGCCCTGCCTGCGGCCTTGCACGTCACCAGTGCAGACCCGGCGCAGGCATGCCAGGGGGCGAATCTGGTCATCATCGCCACACCCATGGCCGCCCTGCGCGGCATGCTCTCAAGCCTGAGCGCTCTCCACATGCCTGTGGCTTGGCTGTGCAAGGGGTTTGAATCGGCGGAAAGCGCGGGCAGTGCGGGCAACGCCAGCCCCGGCATGCTGGCCCACGAGGTGTGCGCGCAGGTGGCACCATCGCTCATCTCCGGCGTGCTCAGCGGCCCCAGCTTTGCGCTGGAAGTCGCCCGCAACCAGCCGACGGCCCTGGTCGCCGCCAGCGAGCACGCCGCCGTGCGCGATACGTTGGTCGCCGCCTTCCACAGCCCCAGCGTGCGGGTCTATGCCAACGAAGACATCGTGGGCGTGGAAGTGGGCGGAGCTGTGAAAAACGTGCTGGCCATTGCCACCGGGCTGTGCGACGGCCTGCAACTGGGTCTTAACGCCCGCGCCGCACTCATCACCCGCGGCCTGGCCGAAATGACCCGGTTGGGCGTGGCGCTGGGTGCGCGGGCCGAGACCTTCATGGGCCTGTCGGGCATGGGCGACCTGGTGCTCACGGCCACGGGCGACCTCTCCCGCAACCGCCGTGTGGGGCTGCTGCTGGCAGAGGGCAAGACCCTGCAGCAGGCCGTGGAATCGCTGGGCCATGTGGCCGAAGGCGTGTACTGCGCCCGCACCGTGGCGCAGCGGGCCACGGCGCAGGGGGTGGACATGCCCATCACCCAGGCCGTCGTGGCCCTGCTGGATGGCCACATGGGCCCCGCCGAGGCGGTGGCACGGCTGATGGGGCGCGGCCCGGCAGTGGAACAGGTTTGA
- the secB gene encoding protein-export chaperone SecB — protein sequence MADQDTNPVFQIQRVYLKDLSLEQPNSPAILLEQEQPSVDIQLGVEAAPVADGIFEVSVTATVQTKIKDKTVFLVEAKQAGIFEVRNIPEDQMGAIMGIACPQIVYPYLRGNVADVINRAGFPPVHLAEINFQAMYEQQQQAAAANTAVAQ from the coding sequence ATGGCCGACCAAGACACCAATCCCGTTTTCCAGATCCAGCGCGTGTACCTGAAGGATCTGTCGCTCGAACAGCCCAACTCCCCCGCCATCCTGCTCGAACAGGAGCAACCCAGCGTGGACATCCAGCTGGGCGTGGAAGCCGCCCCCGTGGCCGATGGCATCTTCGAAGTCTCGGTCACTGCCACCGTGCAGACCAAGATCAAGGACAAGACCGTGTTCCTGGTGGAAGCCAAGCAAGCGGGCATCTTTGAAGTGCGCAACATCCCCGAAGACCAGATGGGCGCCATCATGGGCATCGCCTGCCCCCAAATCGTGTACCCCTACCTGCGTGGCAACGTGGCTGACGTGATCAACCGCGCTGGCTTCCCACCCGTGCACCTGGCCGAAATCAACTTCCAGGCCATGTACGAGCAGCAACAGCAAGCTGCGGCCGCCAACACCGCCGTTGCGCAGTAA
- the grxC gene encoding glutaredoxin 3: MQAVKMYTTAVCPYCIRAKQILKSKGVEQIEEIRVDMDPAARTHMMEITGRRTVPQIFIGSTHVGGHDDLVALDGRGGLMPLLEGA, encoded by the coding sequence ATGCAAGCCGTCAAGATGTACACCACCGCTGTCTGCCCCTACTGCATCCGCGCCAAGCAGATCCTCAAGTCCAAAGGTGTGGAGCAAATCGAGGAAATCCGCGTGGACATGGACCCTGCCGCGCGCACCCACATGATGGAAATCACGGGCCGACGCACCGTGCCACAAATCTTCATCGGTTCCACCCATGTGGGGGGCCACGATGATCTGGTGGCACTGGATGGCCGGGGCGGCCTGATGCCGCTGCTGGAAGGCGCTTGA
- a CDS encoding rhodanese-like domain-containing protein, which yields MKFIIDNWYLFVLALASGSMLLWPTLRSAGAGSLSPAQAVQLINREKAVVIDVCEADEFAAGHVGGAKNVPLGQLEERLPGMVKNKNVPVVLVCASGARANRAVAVAKKLGYEKAEALAGGLKAWREASLPVEKA from the coding sequence GTGAAATTCATCATCGACAACTGGTACCTGTTCGTTCTGGCCCTCGCCTCCGGGAGCATGCTGCTGTGGCCCACGCTGCGCAGTGCTGGGGCTGGCTCGCTCAGCCCAGCCCAGGCCGTGCAGCTCATCAACCGCGAAAAGGCCGTCGTGATCGACGTGTGCGAGGCCGACGAATTTGCCGCCGGGCATGTGGGTGGTGCCAAGAATGTGCCCCTGGGCCAACTGGAAGAACGCCTGCCCGGCATGGTGAAGAACAAGAATGTGCCTGTGGTGCTGGTGTGTGCCTCCGGTGCGCGAGCCAACCGCGCCGTTGCCGTTGCCAAAAAGCTGGGCTATGAAAAGGCTGAAGCCCTGGCTGGCGGCCTGAAGGCGTGGCGCGAAGCCAGCCTGCCCGTGGAAAAAGCCTGA
- the gpmA gene encoding 2,3-diphosphoglycerate-dependent phosphoglycerate mutase, producing MHKLVLIRHGESTWNLENRFTGWTDVDLTSTGVEQAKNAGRLLKAEGYEFDVAYTSVLKRATRTLWHALDEMDRTWLPVVHSWRLNERHYGALQGLNKADMAKQYGDEQVLVWRRSYDTPPPALEPTDARSERSDIRYRQLSPEQIPLTECLKDTVARVLPFWNETMAPAIRSGQRVVVAAHGNSIRALVKYLDNISDSDIVGLNIPNGIPLVYELDADLKPIRHYYLGDAEAAAKAAAAVASQGKA from the coding sequence ATGCACAAACTCGTTCTGATCCGCCACGGCGAATCCACCTGGAACCTTGAAAACCGCTTTACCGGCTGGACCGATGTGGACCTGACCTCCACCGGTGTGGAGCAAGCCAAGAATGCAGGCCGCCTGCTCAAGGCCGAGGGATACGAGTTTGATGTGGCCTACACCAGCGTGCTCAAGCGCGCCACCCGCACCCTGTGGCACGCGCTGGACGAAATGGACCGTACCTGGCTGCCCGTGGTGCACAGCTGGCGCCTGAACGAGCGCCACTACGGTGCCCTGCAAGGCCTGAACAAGGCCGACATGGCCAAGCAATATGGCGACGAGCAAGTGCTGGTATGGCGCCGCAGCTACGACACCCCACCACCAGCGCTGGAGCCTACCGATGCACGCAGCGAGCGCAGCGACATCCGCTACCGCCAGCTCAGCCCCGAGCAGATTCCCCTGACCGAATGCCTGAAGGACACCGTGGCCCGCGTGCTGCCATTCTGGAATGAAACCATGGCCCCGGCCATCCGCAGTGGGCAGCGTGTGGTGGTTGCCGCCCACGGCAACTCGATCCGCGCCTTGGTCAAGTACCTGGACAACATCTCTGACAGCGACATCGTGGGTCTGAATATTCCCAACGGGATTCCGCTGGTTTATGAGCTGGATGCGGATCTCAAGCCCATCCGCCACTACTATCTTGGCGATGCGGAAGCTGCGGCGAAAGCGGCGGCGGCTGTGGCCTCTCAAGGCAAAGCGTAA
- a CDS encoding S41 family peptidase: protein MGQKLKIAGWVSVGVVAGALTTVSLQTVARGAMTPLPLEEIQQLSAVFGLVKTDYVEPVDDKKLITDAISGMVSSLDPHSQYFDKKSFKEFREGTTGRFVGVGIEITQEDGLIKVVSPIEGSPAFRAGLKTNDLITKIDDTAVKGLSLSDSVKRMRGEPNTKVTLTIFRKDENRSFPVTIVREEIKTQSVKGKVMEPGYAWIRLSQFQERTVDDFVRKVEDVYKQEPNLKGLVLDLRNDPGGLLDAAVAISAAFLPENVTVVSTNGQLAESKATYKASPEFYQRRSGSDPLRKLPAALKTVPLVVLVNEGSASASEIVAGALQDHKRATIMGSQTFGKGSVQTVRPLGPDTGIKLTTARYYTPSGKSIQAKGIVPDVMIDESEEGNLFAALRMREADLDKHLGSGQGEEEKDAAREKAREEARKRLEEEAKKPASERKLPEFGTDKDFQLVQALNKLKGRPVLVSKTQTERQEEKKEN from the coding sequence ATGGGCCAGAAACTGAAAATTGCAGGATGGGTGTCGGTAGGCGTGGTAGCGGGTGCGCTGACCACGGTGTCTTTGCAGACGGTGGCACGCGGCGCAATGACGCCTCTGCCTCTGGAAGAAATCCAGCAGCTGTCCGCCGTTTTTGGTCTGGTTAAGACTGATTACGTTGAGCCGGTGGATGACAAGAAGCTCATCACGGACGCTATCTCGGGCATGGTCTCCAGCCTCGACCCGCATTCCCAGTATTTCGACAAGAAGTCCTTCAAGGAATTCCGCGAAGGCACCACTGGCCGCTTTGTGGGAGTGGGCATCGAGATCACCCAGGAAGACGGCCTCATCAAGGTGGTGTCGCCCATTGAGGGATCTCCCGCCTTCCGCGCCGGGCTCAAAACCAACGACCTGATCACCAAGATTGACGACACCGCCGTCAAAGGTCTGTCGCTGAGCGACTCCGTCAAGCGCATGCGCGGTGAGCCCAATACCAAGGTCACCCTCACCATCTTCCGCAAGGACGAAAACCGCTCTTTCCCCGTCACCATCGTGCGCGAGGAGATCAAGACCCAGTCCGTCAAGGGCAAGGTGATGGAGCCCGGATACGCCTGGATTCGTCTGTCCCAGTTCCAGGAGCGCACGGTCGATGACTTCGTGCGCAAGGTGGAAGACGTGTACAAGCAGGAGCCCAACCTGAAAGGGCTGGTGCTGGACCTGCGCAATGACCCCGGTGGCCTGCTCGATGCAGCAGTGGCCATTTCAGCAGCGTTCCTGCCGGAAAACGTCACGGTGGTGAGCACCAATGGCCAGCTGGCCGAGAGCAAGGCCACCTACAAAGCTTCGCCCGAGTTCTATCAGCGCCGCAGCGGAAGCGATCCGCTGCGCAAGCTGCCTGCAGCCCTCAAGACCGTGCCTCTCGTCGTACTGGTGAACGAAGGCTCCGCCTCGGCCAGCGAAATCGTGGCCGGTGCGCTGCAGGACCACAAGCGCGCCACCATCATGGGCAGCCAGACCTTTGGCAAGGGCTCGGTGCAAACCGTGCGGCCGCTGGGCCCCGACACCGGCATCAAGCTGACCACGGCCCGCTACTACACCCCCAGCGGCAAGTCGATTCAGGCCAAGGGCATTGTTCCCGACGTGATGATTGATGAGTCGGAGGAGGGCAATCTGTTTGCCGCCCTGCGCATGCGCGAAGCCGATCTTGACAAGCACCTGGGCAGTGGCCAGGGCGAAGAAGAGAAGGATGCGGCCCGCGAGAAGGCGCGTGAGGAAGCGCGCAAGCGCCTGGAAGAAGAGGCCAAGAAGCCTGCTTCCGAGCGCAAGCTGCCCGAGTTTGGTACGGACAAGGACTTCCAGCTGGTACAGGCGCTGAACAAGCTCAAGGGCCGCCCCGTGCTGGTGAGCAAGACTCAGACCGAGCGCCAGGAAGAAAAGAAGGAAAACTGA
- a CDS encoding HesA/MoeB/ThiF family protein, whose translation MTDEQLLRYSRHILLDEVGIEGQERVLAGHALVIGAGGLGSPVALYLGSAGVGRITLVDHDVVDLTNLQRQIAHTTDRVGLPKVESTAQAVHAINPDVVVTTLQQRADEALLDEWVPQATVVLDCSDNYRTRHAVNAACVRHRKPLVAGAVIRFDGQIMVFDPRQATSPCYACLFAPQAEFEEVLCSTMGVFAPLVGVIGAMQATEALKLLSGAAPAMVGRMLMLDGRSMEWSAMNLSRDAACSVCGEHAT comes from the coding sequence ATGACGGATGAACAGCTGCTGCGCTACTCGCGCCATATCCTGCTGGATGAGGTAGGCATTGAAGGCCAGGAGCGTGTGCTGGCTGGGCATGCCCTGGTGATAGGGGCAGGAGGACTGGGCTCGCCTGTGGCGCTGTATCTGGGCTCGGCTGGTGTGGGTCGTATCACCCTGGTGGACCACGATGTGGTGGACCTGACCAACTTGCAGCGACAAATTGCTCACACTACCGACCGGGTGGGCCTGCCCAAAGTGGAGTCCACTGCACAGGCGGTGCATGCCATCAACCCGGATGTGGTGGTGACGACCTTGCAGCAGCGTGCCGATGAGGCACTGCTGGACGAATGGGTGCCCCAGGCCACGGTGGTGCTGGACTGCAGCGACAACTATCGCACCCGCCACGCTGTCAACGCTGCATGCGTACGCCACCGCAAACCTCTGGTTGCGGGGGCCGTCATTCGTTTTGACGGGCAGATCATGGTGTTTGATCCGCGACAGGCTACCTCACCCTGCTACGCCTGCCTGTTTGCGCCACAGGCCGAGTTTGAAGAAGTCCTGTGCTCCACCATGGGCGTCTTTGCTCCTTTGGTGGGGGTGATCGGCGCCATGCAGGCGACAGAGGCATTGAAGCTGCTGTCAGGTGCTGCGCCAGCCATGGTGGGCCGCATGCTGATGCTGGACGGCAGAAGCATGGAGTGGAGCGCCATGAACCTGTCCCGCGATGCGGCCTGCAGCGTGTGTGGGGAGCACGCCACGTAG
- a CDS encoding response regulator, with protein MKLRTYIVEDNATIRENLIGTLEELASVEAVGFAETEEEGKTWLQERGSQWDLAIVDLFLRQGSGLGILAACRERKPHQKIVVLSNYATPDIRTRCQQLGVDAVFDKSNEIDALVEYCMERRGS; from the coding sequence GTGAAACTCCGCACCTATATCGTTGAAGACAACGCGACCATCAGAGAAAACCTCATTGGCACTTTGGAGGAGCTTGCGTCTGTCGAAGCGGTAGGCTTTGCGGAAACGGAAGAGGAAGGAAAGACCTGGCTGCAGGAACGTGGCAGCCAATGGGATCTGGCCATCGTCGATCTCTTCCTGAGGCAGGGCAGCGGGCTGGGCATTCTGGCTGCGTGCCGTGAACGCAAGCCCCATCAGAAGATCGTGGTGCTCAGCAACTATGCAACGCCTGACATCCGCACGCGGTGCCAGCAACTGGGTGTGGATGCCGTGTTCGACAAGTCGAACGAAATTGACGCGCTGGTGGAGTACTGCATGGAGCGAAGAGGCTCTTGA
- a CDS encoding response regulator transcription factor — translation MIKIGIVDDHSIVRTGLRQFLSEHVDLRVVGEASNGREAIDLVRNQEIDVLLMDLSMPGQSGLDALAMLRAKAPDMGILILSGYPEEHYAINLIRQGASGYLNKECEPTEIVEAIRVIALGKRYLTPTVADLLAQQLNRKDDAPPHEQLSEREFQVFLKLAKGETAGDIARDLSLSVKTVSTYRTRLMEKMGLSSNSDLTYYALKNQLID, via the coding sequence ATGATCAAAATTGGCATTGTGGATGACCACTCCATCGTTCGTACCGGCCTGCGCCAGTTCCTCTCGGAGCATGTGGACCTGCGTGTGGTGGGTGAAGCGTCCAATGGCCGTGAGGCCATTGACCTGGTTCGCAACCAGGAAATCGATGTGCTGCTGATGGACCTCTCGATGCCCGGCCAAAGCGGTCTGGACGCCCTGGCCATGCTGCGCGCCAAGGCGCCCGACATGGGCATCCTCATCCTCAGTGGCTACCCCGAAGAGCACTACGCTATCAACCTGATTCGCCAGGGCGCGAGTGGCTACCTGAACAAGGAGTGCGAGCCCACTGAAATCGTTGAGGCGATCCGCGTCATTGCGCTGGGCAAGCGTTACCTCACCCCCACCGTGGCAGACCTGCTGGCCCAGCAGCTCAACCGCAAGGATGACGCCCCCCCGCACGAGCAACTGTCTGAACGGGAGTTTCAGGTGTTCCTCAAGCTGGCCAAGGGTGAGACCGCGGGCGACATTGCGCGGGACCTCTCCCTGAGTGTGAAGACGGTAAGCACCTACCGCACCCGCCTCATGGAAAAGATGGGACTGTCTTCGAACAGTGACCTGACGTACTACGCCCTCAAGAACCAGCTCATCGACTGA
- a CDS encoding CHASE3 domain-containing protein, which yields MTMQATFRRWLPKVRRMALSLPMALLAAMVLVGINETGHMRSQEALQQMSQWQTTRSVVNRLLQSMLDAETGQRGYLLTGNETYLEPYDKAMAALQSHLDALRNQFVDSKEDLQEVALLSRQVSRKLAEMELSLRLRRQGNEDAWKFVLHTDMGRENMDEIRKHAHALIERSTQRIQAGQAQVIHSLMLSRIGIATVTAIGLFAFFMYLRQARALQLVSQREQALLEYERDRLEGLVRERTATLSELANHLQQVREDERGHLARELHDELGALLTAAKLDVARLKSKIDTSAPDVSERLKHLTDTLNSGIALKRRIIEDLRPSSLSHLGLTAALEILTREYAQRAGIEVETNLEAVELPSSVQLTVYRMVQEALTNIGKYAKAQKVLVSVQAHPNHVAVQVHDDGVGFDPAGVSVASHGLAGMRHRVEAAGGRLTVHSSPGKGTLLSAALPLQHH from the coding sequence ATGACAATGCAAGCCACCTTCCGTCGCTGGTTACCAAAGGTACGCCGCATGGCCTTGAGCCTGCCCATGGCCTTGCTGGCGGCCATGGTGCTCGTGGGCATCAACGAGACCGGCCACATGCGTTCGCAAGAGGCGCTGCAGCAGATGAGCCAGTGGCAGACCACGCGCAGCGTGGTCAACCGCCTGCTGCAAAGCATGCTGGATGCAGAGACCGGCCAGCGCGGATATCTGCTCACTGGCAACGAGACCTACCTGGAGCCCTACGACAAGGCCATGGCCGCCTTGCAGAGCCATCTGGACGCATTGCGCAACCAGTTCGTGGACTCGAAAGAAGACTTGCAGGAGGTGGCCTTGCTGTCTCGCCAGGTGTCACGCAAGCTGGCCGAGATGGAGCTGAGCCTGCGGTTGCGCAGGCAGGGCAACGAGGATGCCTGGAAGTTTGTTCTGCACACCGACATGGGGCGTGAGAACATGGATGAAATCCGCAAGCACGCGCATGCACTCATCGAGCGCAGCACGCAGCGCATTCAGGCGGGGCAGGCCCAGGTGATCCATTCGCTCATGCTGTCGCGCATTGGCATTGCCACAGTCACGGCCATCGGCTTGTTTGCGTTTTTCATGTACCTGCGCCAAGCAAGGGCTCTGCAGCTGGTGAGCCAGCGTGAACAGGCCTTGCTGGAGTACGAGCGTGACCGTCTGGAGGGCCTGGTGCGTGAGCGCACGGCGACGCTGTCTGAGCTGGCCAACCACCTGCAACAGGTGCGTGAAGACGAGCGTGGGCATCTGGCCCGCGAACTGCACGATGAACTGGGCGCGCTGCTGACGGCCGCCAAGCTCGACGTGGCGCGGCTCAAGTCCAAGATCGATACCAGCGCTCCGGATGTGTCCGAACGCCTCAAGCATCTGACCGACACGCTCAACAGCGGCATTGCCCTCAAGCGCCGCATCATCGAAGACCTGCGTCCTTCTTCGCTCTCGCACCTGGGGCTCACGGCCGCGCTGGAGATTCTGACCCGCGAGTACGCGCAGCGCGCAGGCATCGAGGTGGAGACCAATCTGGAGGCGGTGGAGCTGCCCTCGTCAGTGCAGTTGACGGTGTACCGCATGGTGCAGGAGGCACTGACCAACATCGGCAAGTACGCCAAGGCCCAGAAGGTGCTGGTGTCGGTGCAGGCGCACCCCAATCACGTGGCGGTGCAGGTGCATGACGATGGCGTGGGCTTTGATCCTGCGGGTGTGAGTGTGGCGTCGCACGGCTTGGCAGGCATGCGCCATCGCGTAGAGGCCGCGGGAGGCCGTCTGACCGTGCATTCCAGCCCAGGCAAGGGCACTTTGCTCTCTGCTGCATTGCCCCTGCAGCATCACTGA
- a CDS encoding DUF1328 domain-containing protein produces MLHYAVVFLVIALVAALFGFGGIAAGAVGIAKILFFIFVVMAVVAFVVGLLKRG; encoded by the coding sequence ATGTTGCATTACGCAGTGGTTTTTCTGGTGATTGCGCTCGTGGCGGCGCTCTTTGGCTTCGGGGGCATCGCGGCAGGTGCTGTGGGCATTGCCAAGATCCTTTTCTTCATCTTTGTGGTGATGGCCGTGGTGGCCTTTGTGGTGGGCTTGCTCAAGCGAGGGTGA
- a CDS encoding BON domain-containing protein, producing the protein MKYARALAFAAVAGLSVLGATGCSVARDQQTVGSYVDDAGITTAVKAKMAEDKTVSATSISVETLNGTVQLSGFAKSQAEKNQAENIARNTKHVREVRNSIVVRP; encoded by the coding sequence ATGAAATACGCACGTGCTCTCGCTTTCGCCGCTGTGGCTGGCCTGTCGGTTCTCGGGGCCACCGGCTGCTCCGTTGCACGCGACCAGCAGACCGTTGGCTCGTATGTGGACGATGCAGGCATCACCACCGCCGTGAAGGCCAAGATGGCTGAGGACAAAACCGTGTCCGCCACCTCCATCAGCGTGGAAACCCTGAACGGCACCGTTCAACTCTCGGGCTTTGCTAAGTCGCAAGCCGAAAAGAACCAGGCCGAGAACATTGCACGCAACACCAAGCATGTGCGTGAAGTGCGCAACAGCATCGTTGTGCGCCCCTGA
- a CDS encoding putative zinc-binding peptidase — protein MRVFNCDHCGHLVFFDSVQCLNCGSTLAFVPDQLTMAALTPASQDGPDLWRRMGERGATTGATGKLYRMCHNRTAHGACNFAVPANDYSPLCVSCRQTRVLPDLSVPGNLGRWQLTEAAKRQLFYTLARLGLEPVSGRPAPVFEFLAEWPGGPQVLTGHQGGTITLNVAEADDDERARRRIALGEPYRTLIGHLRHESGHFYWDQLVQGGARLEDFRKVFGDERTDYAAALQAHYAKGADLGPWAEKHVSAYASAHPWEDWAETWAHYLHMVDLLETAASYQLGVTVPTPLSSPQPGLRHTVADPFGSPAPSFDDMVSQWVPVTLLLNSLNRSLGQSDAYPFALSAGAMVKLRFVHELVQGARQQPVPVV, from the coding sequence ATGCGCGTATTCAATTGCGACCACTGCGGTCATCTGGTTTTTTTTGACAGCGTGCAATGCCTGAACTGCGGCAGCACGCTGGCCTTCGTGCCAGACCAGCTGACCATGGCAGCCCTCACCCCCGCGTCGCAAGACGGGCCGGACCTGTGGCGCCGCATGGGCGAGCGCGGTGCCACCACGGGCGCTACGGGCAAGCTCTACCGCATGTGCCACAACCGCACAGCGCACGGCGCCTGCAACTTTGCGGTGCCCGCCAACGACTATTCCCCACTGTGCGTGTCCTGCCGTCAGACGCGGGTGCTGCCGGACTTGTCGGTGCCCGGCAACTTGGGCCGTTGGCAGCTGACCGAAGCGGCCAAACGCCAACTGTTCTACACCCTGGCCCGGTTGGGGCTCGAGCCCGTGTCTGGCCGACCCGCGCCGGTGTTCGAGTTTCTGGCCGAATGGCCGGGCGGCCCGCAGGTGCTGACCGGTCATCAAGGCGGCACCATCACCCTGAATGTGGCCGAGGCCGACGACGACGAGCGCGCCCGCCGCCGCATCGCGCTGGGGGAGCCCTACCGCACCCTGATTGGCCACCTGCGGCATGAGTCGGGCCATTTTTACTGGGACCAACTGGTGCAGGGCGGTGCCCGTCTGGAGGATTTCCGCAAAGTGTTCGGCGATGAGCGGACCGATTACGCCGCGGCCCTGCAGGCCCATTACGCCAAGGGCGCGGACTTGGGCCCATGGGCCGAGAAACACGTCAGCGCCTACGCCTCTGCCCACCCTTGGGAAGACTGGGCGGAGACCTGGGCCCACTACCTGCACATGGTGGACCTGCTGGAAACTGCCGCCAGCTACCAGTTGGGGGTCACGGTGCCCACACCGCTGTCCAGCCCCCAGCCTGGCCTGCGCCACACCGTGGCAGACCCATTTGGCAGCCCGGCCCCCAGCTTTGACGACATGGTGAGCCAGTGGGTGCCTGTGACCTTGCTGCTCAACAGCCTGAACCGCAGCCTGGGCCAGAGCGATGCTTACCCCTTTGCCTTGTCAGCAGGGGCCATGGTCAAACTGCGGTTTGTGCATGAGCTGGTGCAAGGGGCGCGGCAGCAGCCCGTGCCGGTAGTCTGA
- a CDS encoding DUF1513 domain-containing protein: METDTLPHPALPRRQALALLAGAAGLGACALLPGPVQAATARVATRVKGDTRAPADAPVYLAAAWEVQGRYFIGLLVATASIVSSTPSKHSQNSPGLKVHAALEVPSRAHGVFPLADGSIVAVARRPGDWLVRWCPAQAQATALWHWQSADSHFPDRTFNGHVLAGLPGMVGKDGECLYTTETDVETGASVVGVRHARTLQKLAEWPTHGIDAHELIWDLHSPGGPTLLVANGGVPTAPETGRAKRDMHRMDSSLVRLNATTGRLMGQWRLPDPRLSLRHLAWSLDGKTLGIALQAEHDAPADRLAAPVHARFDGQTLYASAALHASQAHTALSLQGYGGSIVTAPDGWAVSCPRAGCVAWFDLQGQLTARMALSEVCALASTVDAQGGSTVWAAGQDHSLLQSAEPQTAQPLHLAHAGALQPARMDNHWVLAQTSR; encoded by the coding sequence ATGGAGACTGATACCCTGCCCCACCCCGCCCTGCCGCGCAGGCAGGCCTTGGCCTTGCTGGCGGGCGCAGCAGGCCTGGGGGCCTGTGCCTTGTTGCCAGGCCCGGTGCAGGCAGCCACGGCGCGTGTCGCCACCAGGGTGAAAGGCGACACAAGAGCACCGGCTGACGCCCCCGTCTATCTGGCCGCAGCGTGGGAAGTGCAAGGCCGTTACTTCATCGGCTTGCTGGTGGCCACAGCCTCCATAGTGTCCTCCACCCCCAGCAAACACAGCCAAAACAGCCCAGGGCTCAAAGTACACGCAGCGCTGGAAGTACCGTCGCGTGCCCACGGCGTGTTCCCTCTGGCCGATGGCTCCATCGTGGCCGTGGCACGCCGCCCCGGCGACTGGCTGGTGCGCTGGTGCCCGGCCCAGGCCCAAGCGACTGCGCTGTGGCACTGGCAGTCGGCCGACAGCCACTTTCCGGATCGCACCTTCAATGGGCATGTGCTGGCTGGCCTGCCAGGCATGGTCGGCAAGGACGGTGAATGCCTCTACACCACCGAAACCGATGTGGAAACCGGTGCCAGCGTGGTGGGCGTGCGCCATGCCCGCACACTGCAAAAGCTGGCCGAATGGCCCACCCACGGCATCGACGCGCATGAGCTGATCTGGGACCTGCACAGCCCCGGTGGCCCCACCCTGCTGGTGGCCAATGGCGGCGTTCCCACCGCCCCCGAGACAGGGCGTGCCAAGCGCGACATGCACCGCATGGATTCGTCTCTGGTACGGCTGAACGCCACCACGGGCCGCCTGATGGGCCAATGGCGGCTGCCAGACCCGCGGCTGAGCCTGCGCCATTTGGCCTGGAGTTTGGATGGCAAAACGCTGGGCATTGCTTTGCAGGCCGAACATGACGCCCCTGCGGATCGCCTTGCGGCCCCTGTGCATGCGAGGTTTGATGGGCAGACGCTGTACGCCTCCGCCGCGCTGCATGCCTCTCAGGCCCACACTGCTCTGTCTCTGCAAGGCTATGGCGGCAGCATCGTGACTGCGCCTGACGGCTGGGCCGTGAGCTGCCCACGCGCAGGCTGCGTGGCGTGGTTTGACCTGCAGGGCCAGCTCACCGCCCGCATGGCACTGAGCGAGGTCTGCGCCCTGGCAAGCACCGTTGACGCACAAGGCGGCTCCACAGTCTGGGCGGCAGGGCAGGACCACAGCCTGCTGCAAAGCGCCGAGCCCCAGACCGCCCAGCCCCTGCACCTTGCGCATGCAGGTGCGCTTCAACCTGCACGCATGGACAACCACTGGGTGCTGGCTCAAACATCAAGGTAA